The following is a genomic window from candidate division WOR-3 bacterium.
TTGGAAATAGAGCCGGTCGATTACTAAAAAAATAAATTTTATTCACGGCAGTTGAACAGATTTGATAAATTTTTCGGCATCCCGACCAAGAACAACAGTAACTTCTATATACAATAGAGAATCAATGTCTTTTTGGATTTCCGGAAGGACTTTTCGACTAATAGGCAAAAATCCTAATTTCTTTTGATAAGACATTATGTTCGCTACGGCCATAGCATTAGACAGTTGAGGGTTGACTCTCTCAATAACCGTAGTCCGGTCAATGATTTGTTTTCCGGTTCTTAATTCATAAACATCAAAACCAAAATTTCGCAGAAAATCTTGGGTCTTTCGAGCTTGTTTTTCAATACCCGAACAGTTTATGATTTCAATTCGAATTTTACTAAAATCAGAATTAATGATTTTTTTCGGTTTGCAAAATCGGTAGGCAATAGAAAATAATGCTAGGCCCAAACAAACGGTCAGCAAGATTATAATTATAGTTAAGAACCGCTTCATTTTTTAATCACATTGAGTATTAAATAATTTTTTTACGCGTTCCCATTCTTCCGGTGTATTGATACCAAAACTTTCTTCCGGTGTTTTTGTTCTTACAGAGTTTACCTTACCACCTTGTTTAATAATTTCGGTTAATGCCGAAGTTAGATAATATTCGCCATCTTTGGAACTGGCGGGTAAGGTATCTAAAATCGGTTTTAGTTTTGCAAAACGAAAAGCATAAACGCCGGTATTAATCTCGTTAATCTTCTGAATTTCAGGTCCGGCATCTTTATGTTCAATGATAGCAATGATTTCTTGTTGCTCGTTGCGAACAATTCGACCATAACTTGACGGGTTGTCTAAAATTGCAGTCAATATTGTCGCATCGGCTTTTTCTCTATAAAAGACCTCGATTAATTCTTTAATCGTGGATAATTTTAATAATGGAACATCGCCGTATAATACTAAAATGTCATCATTTACTGATAATAACGGCGCACAAACCCTAACAGCATCAGCAGTTCCTTTCGCCTCAGGTTGAATAACAAACTGGATACCATAATCACTAAAAATATCTTTAATTTCAAGATTATTAGGAGAAATGACGACAATAATTGGGTTTAGTGAGGCTTTTTGGGCCAGTTCTATAATCCAGGCGAGTACGGGACGACCTTTTAGAGGCAGTAACACTTTCGAATGGTTAAGTCCCATTCGTTTACTTTTCCCGGCTGCGAGAATTATTCCGGTCATTAATTATACAATTGTTATTAGCGACAGTTATTTTTTTGGCTTCAAAACTTCTGGCAGTAACGGTTTCCATTGCCGCATAAGATAAAACCGTTAGTTCATCGCCAATTTCTCCCAAGGTAGCAGTTCTTCCATTAAGACACACGGTGCCACTACCTTTTTCACCTTTCGTAACATAGGTTTCGAATTGAGCGCCATTGTTGTTATTGATTACCTGAACCAATTCTCCTTCTAAAATATCAGCGCGTTGAATCAATTCTTCGTCAATGGTAATACTGCAGTCTGTAAGAAGATTTTTATCCGTTACTTTTAAATGTTGGATTTTAGATTTCAAAAGAAACCGTAACATTCACATTTAAGTTTTCTTAGTTCCTTCCTTTTCCTTCGTTTTTTTGATAGTGAGTTCTAACAGCGCCATTTCGGCACTATCCCCTACTCGGTGCTCTAATTTAAAAATTCGGGTATATCCTCCTTGTTGGTTTTGAAACCTTGGGGCTATTTCATCGACTAAATGTTTTACTAACTGCTTGTTTTGTAAAAATCTAAAAACATAGCGTTGATGGGCAACTGATTTATTTTGAGCATACCGAATTAATCGTTCAGCATGTTTTTGTACCAGTTTCGCTTTGGCTAAGGTGGTTTTAATTCGTTCATGGATGAATAAGGATCGGAGCATATTTTTGATTAACGCTTTTCGATGTGCAGCAGTTCGGCCTATTTTTTTTATTTTTCTGCCGTGACGCACAGCTCACTCCTTTTTCATTATTTCTGTAACATCCATGCCAAAACTTAAGCCATGTGCTTCTAAGATTTTACGAACTTCTTCCAAAGACTTGCGACCGAAATTTTCGATGTCAAGCATTTCGCGTTCGGTACGGCTGACCAAATCGCCAACGGTTATAATATTTACCTTTTCCCCAGTTTTTTTCGAGCGCCCTTTTCGGAGACAATTAAGAGCTCGATTTGAAAGTTCCAACTCTTCGATATCCATTTTAAGAAGGTCAATTAATCGTTGCTTTTCTTTGTCATAGCGTTCAGCCATAATAAATTCCGGTTCTTTTTCAGTAGGAATAAGGTTTATGAGATGATTTTTTAAGATTGTGGCACTTTGAATGAAACACTCTTCTGGAAATACCGTTCCATCAGTCCAAATTTCTAAAATTATTTTTTCATAATCAGCTCGGTCCGCAACCCGAGTGTTTTCTACCCAGAAATTCACTTTTTTAACTGGTGAGAAAAAAGCATCAAGGAAAATGGTGCCTTCAGGATAACTGCCAAGTTTTTTTAATCGTTCCGCAGGAATATAACCCCGTCCATTTTCAACACGTAATTCAATGTGGACGCTTTGATTGGCATCGGTAATATTAAGAATGGTTTGCTCAGGATTAGCAATAATGATTTCAGGCGGCACAGTTAAATGTTTAGCCTTATATTCATTTATGCCTTTTGCATGGAGATAACAAAGTTTAGGAGTTTCGGAATCTAAGCGCATACGAATCTTTTTTATATTTAATATGATTTGTGATACATCTTCAATAACTCCGGGAATAGTAGAAAACTCGTGGAGCACATTATTAATACGGACTTGAGTTACTGCCGCACCCTGAATTGATGAAAGCAGGGCTCGACGTAAGGCGTTACCGATAGTATGCCCCCAACCTTTTTCTAAGGGAGTAATAGTAAATTTTCCGTAATTACTGGTAGCAGTTTCTTTTTCGAGAACTGCACTTTCCGGTAATAAAATGGGTGTTAATTTCATAGGTTTATTAACTTATTGTCTGTTCTTTGCGAATTAACATTATAATATCTCATAATTTTATTTTGAATAGAGTTCGACAATTAATTGAGTATTTACTGGTATATCTTTAATATCTTCACGAGATGGTAGTCGTAGTACCTTACCGATAACATTATCTTTATCTAATTGGAGCCAATCGACCGTAGTCGGTTCTTTATCGATCAGGATTTTCTTTGCCATTTCTAACCCTTTTTTATCTTTGATCGAAATCGTATCATCAGGATTTACTTCATAAGAAGGAATGTTAACCTTTTTACCATTTACTAAAATATGTCCGTGACGCACAAACTGTCTTGCCTGTGCTCGGGAATTGCAAAAACCTAAACGATATACAGTGTTATCTAAACGACGTTCTAAAGAGACTAATAATTGTTCTCCAGGATTCTTTTTCTTTTGAGCACGCAAAAAGATGAGATGAAATTGTTGCTCTAATACACCGTATATTGCTTTAAGTTTTTGTTTCTCTTTTAATTGGATAGAATACTGTGAAAGTTTTTTACCGCGGTCAACCTGTTTTTCTAACCGCTTAGGCAATACACATTTATCAGTGTAACATTTTTCGCCTTTGAGAAAGAGTTTCTCGCCGGCGCTGCGACACCGTTTACAAATAGGACCTATGTTTCGTGCCATATAAGTGTCTATTTTAATATAAAAATTGTTTTTTGTCAATCATTAAAAATTGATTTAGTAGAATTTTATTCGGATTTAAGAGACCCAAAATTTACCATAACAAGATTACCTAAAATCTATATCATTATTTTATATTTGAATGTTGAGAGTTTTTATTTCGTTAATCTCAGCAGCTTGTAAATGTCTGGAGTTATAAAAATGTCTGCAGTTATAAAAATCTCTGTAGTTATAAAAATCTCTGTAGTTATAACAATATGACTAAATTTGATTATTTTTTTGTCATAAAGCATTTGGTTCTTTATGGAATTTCATTAGGATTAATTTAAGGTGGAACGAACACAGAATTATTCGAGAGGATTTTTAATTTAGCAAGTAAGAAATACTATACTCTTCTCGGCTTAGGTGGTCGGCAGCCATTATGGGGAATTGGGGTTACATCTCGGATAGCGGTAATTTTTAATCCGGCATTCTGTAAAGAACGAATTGCCGCTTCACGACCAGGACCGGGCCCTTTTATTTCAATGATAACTTTTTGGACGCCTAGTGTAACTGCTTCACGACCAGCGGCTTCAGCGCATTGTTGTGCAGCAAAGGGAGTCCCTTTTTTAGCACCTTTAAAACCAATCCGGCCAGCCGAGGACCAGCATAAAACATTGCCTTCCGGGTCAGTAATAGTTACTATTGTGTTATTAAAAGTAGATAGGATATGAGCGATACAGGTTGGCGGAACTTTGCGTTTAACTGATTTTTTCACTTTGGTCTCCTTTCTTACTTAGGTTTGGTCGTTTCGCGAACCTTTATGACACCTGCAGTTTTTCTTGGACCTTTTCTGGTTCGGGCATTAGTTCGAGTCCGTTGACCACGAACAGGTAAACCAGCACGATGCCTTAATCCACGATAAGAACCGATTTCGATGTAGCGTTTGATGTTTGCCGCAACCTCTGCTCGTAGCGCTCCTTCAACTTTGTAATTAGTCTCAATTTCTTTACGAATTTTTGCAATTTCGTCATCTTTCAATTCCATAACTTTTTTGTTAGGGTCAACACCTGTGCTATCAAGTATCTTCCGTGCCGTACTTAGACCAATCCCATAAATATGGGGTAAAGCGTAAAGGATTTTTTTAGTATCTGGTAAATCAACACCAGCAATTCTTGCCATTTAAATTCTCCTAATTATTATTTCTTAAATTATTATTAAGAGTCTTAGTTTTGAACAAATAATATAATTTATACATAAAATTTGCTGTTTTGTCAAGGATAAAATGCAATGTGTTCAAGAGATACTATACAGTTTATGAGATTTAATTATAATGGATATGTGAAACAGGTCTTGAAATTAGCAAAAATTAATTTTAACCGTTTATTCAAAAACATAGTGTTCTGGAAAAGCGCTCTGGAACTATTTAAAAACACAGCAAAATAAGTAATGTGGGGTAAGTTCCTTATATTAATCGGCAAAACTTGATTTTTCAGACTTCTTTTCAATGAACTCACTGGACGGAAATGTCAATTCTTGCTATTGGATAAATAAATTGAACTTATTGAATATGTTTCTTATTTTTTCTGTGAGTTCTCTGATACGGATGCGCACTGTAAGTGTTTCCTTAGCACTTTTTATAATACTCTTTAAGATAGCATAAAGAATTTTGTTTAATTTCTTTTCTCTTCCATTAGGGGTATTTTCTTTTTTATTGTTATTAAAATTGTCTGTCATAGGAGAATACACTTTTATTTTGAAAATATCAAGTCTAAATTTACACACAATATATGCACTGTCCCCCTTTAACTAATACTTGACAGAAGCAAAAAAATTAAGTATGCTATAAATGATGATAAGAAAACGAAAACATTGTTTCTTTTGTGAACGCAAAGAACAGGTAATCAGTTATAATAATCCAGTGCTGAGAAACTTCATTAGCGAACGCGGCAAAATTCTTCCTGCGCAGTATACTGGGACCTGTCCTCGGCATCAAAGGCGATTAAAGAAAGCAATAAAATTAGCACGTAATCTTGCGATTCTCTCATATGTAAAAAGATGACCGAAGTGGTCTATTTTTAATATCTTTATATTATCGGATGAAGATTATTCTAACTCAAGATGTAGAACGTTTAGGGAAAAAGGGCGAAGTAGTTGAGGTCCGAGATGGCTATGCCCGAAATTATCTTTTACCCAAAGGGCTAGCGATTTATGCAACCAAGGAGCGGTTAAATCAAATAGAGGCAATTAAAGCTGAGTTATTAAAACGGGAAGAACGGAAACTTAAAAAACTTAAAAATTTAGCAGAGAAACTGGAAACACTTTCGCTTAAAATTGAGCTA
Proteins encoded in this region:
- a CDS encoding LytR C-terminal domain-containing protein — encoded protein: MGLALFSIAYRFCKPKKIINSDFSKIRIEIINCSGIEKQARKTQDFLRNFGFDVYELRTGKQIIDRTTVIERVNPQLSNAMAVANIMSYQKKLGFLPISRKVLPEIQKDIDSLLYIEVTVVLGRDAEKFIKSVQLP
- a CDS encoding NTP transferase domain-containing protein, producing the protein MTGIILAAGKSKRMGLNHSKVLLPLKGRPVLAWIIELAQKASLNPIIVVISPNNLEIKDIFSDYGIQFVIQPEAKGTADAVRVCAPLLSVNDDILVLYGDVPLLKLSTIKELIEVFYREKADATILTAILDNPSSYGRIVRNEQQEIIAIIEHKDAGPEIQKINEINTGVYAFRFAKLKPILDTLPASSKDGEYYLTSALTEIIKQGGKVNSVRTKTPEESFGINTPEEWERVKKLFNTQCD
- a CDS encoding aspartate 1-decarboxylase: MLRFLLKSKIQHLKVTDKNLLTDCSITIDEELIQRADILEGELVQVINNNNGAQFETYVTKGEKGSGTVCLNGRTATLGEIGDELTVLSYAAMETVTARSFEAKKITVANNNCIINDRNNSRSREK
- the rplQ gene encoding 50S ribosomal protein L17, encoding MRHGRKIKKIGRTAAHRKALIKNMLRSLFIHERIKTTLAKAKLVQKHAERLIRYAQNKSVAHQRYVFRFLQNKQLVKHLVDEIAPRFQNQQGGYTRIFKLEHRVGDSAEMALLELTIKKTKEKEGTKKT
- a CDS encoding DNA-directed RNA polymerase subunit alpha, which codes for MKLTPILLPESAVLEKETATSNYGKFTITPLEKGWGHTIGNALRRALLSSIQGAAVTQVRINNVLHEFSTIPGVIEDVSQIILNIKKIRMRLDSETPKLCYLHAKGINEYKAKHLTVPPEIIIANPEQTILNITDANQSVHIELRVENGRGYIPAERLKKLGSYPEGTIFLDAFFSPVKKVNFWVENTRVADRADYEKIILEIWTDGTVFPEECFIQSATILKNHLINLIPTEKEPEFIMAERYDKEKQRLIDLLKMDIEELELSNRALNCLRKGRSKKTGEKVNIITVGDLVSRTEREMLDIENFGRKSLEEVRKILEAHGLSFGMDVTEIMKKE
- the rpsD gene encoding 30S ribosomal protein S4; this encodes MARNIGPICKRCRSAGEKLFLKGEKCYTDKCVLPKRLEKQVDRGKKLSQYSIQLKEKQKLKAIYGVLEQQFHLIFLRAQKKKNPGEQLLVSLERRLDNTVYRLGFCNSRAQARQFVRHGHILVNGKKVNIPSYEVNPDDTISIKDKKGLEMAKKILIDKEPTTVDWLQLDKDNVIGKVLRLPSREDIKDIPVNTQLIVELYSK
- the rpsK gene encoding 30S ribosomal protein S11, translated to MKKSVKRKVPPTCIAHILSTFNNTIVTITDPEGNVLCWSSAGRIGFKGAKKGTPFAAQQCAEAAGREAVTLGVQKVIIEIKGPGPGREAAIRSLQNAGLKITAIRDVTPIPHNGCRPPKPRRV
- the rpsM gene encoding 30S ribosomal protein S13, which codes for MARIAGVDLPDTKKILYALPHIYGIGLSTARKILDSTGVDPNKKVMELKDDEIAKIRKEIETNYKVEGALRAEVAANIKRYIEIGSYRGLRHRAGLPVRGQRTRTNARTRKGPRKTAGVIKVRETTKPK
- the rpsR gene encoding 30S ribosomal protein S18 encodes the protein MMIRKRKHCFFCERKEQVISYNNPVLRNFISERGKILPAQYTGTCPRHQRRLKKAIKLARNLAILSYVKR
- the rplI gene encoding 50S ribosomal protein L9, which produces MKIILTQDVERLGKKGEVVEVRDGYARNYLLPKGLAIYATKERLNQIEAIKAELLKREERKLKKLKNLAEKLETLSLKIELRMGETGAFGAITNADIAQLLKANGFEIDRHKIELSSPIKEPGIYDIPVNLGAVSATVKLWVTPVQV